In Malus sylvestris chromosome 2, drMalSylv7.2, whole genome shotgun sequence, the genomic stretch ATTAATGAGCATCTCATGTTTTTGCTTCCATCCTGCTGTAAACCTAGAGGCCTCAGTTGAGTGAGCTAGGAAcatcttcttttgttttgttttttgcttttttattgTGTGTATCTGTATGCTCTCTTTCAACCTTGAGATCAGAAGATTCATACTTCATTTGAACAAGTAGAGGACTGCTtgtatcaaatagactttaggAATCGTGGGCTTTTGCACAATAAGAGAAATTGGCTATGATGCAGAGCGAAATATTTACTTTCCGAGTCTGTCCATTTGCCTTCTACCATATTCCACACATCATGGAAtgtttatgagtttttggtgactTAAACATTTCTGGTTTCAGGAGCATAATTTTTTAAGGTTTTTCGTCATACCTTGAAAGATAATTATATCATCCTATACTAACAATAACCTGTTCTAAGTAGAGGCTGAATGAAAAATTACTTTTTGTTGTAACCGAAAACTGAATCATTATTAGTAGTATGATTTTCCATGCTTTTTAAGCTGCACAATTTTCCagttaattgttttattttctcttcttaTATTTCTTGCCCACAATTGCCATTACTTTTCAGAGGGAGTGGTCCCAACCACAAATTCAGGGTGATCTAGTGGCTCCTAGGGCTGGTCATGCTGGTATAACCATTGATGAAAACTGGTATATAGTTGGCGGTGGAGATAACaaaaatggtatatatattcATTGCTTACTAAATCTTATAATGAAACTATGCGCACCTTAATATGTACTATTGTGGCTTTTACGTACTGGATAAATGTACTTTTCTAGCTTTCTGTGATACATTCTGTAAAATTTTACAGGCTGCCCCGAAACTCTGGTGTTAAATATGTCTAAGCTAGTGTGGTCAGTCTCAACCAGTGTGAAGCAAAGGGATGCACTCGCTAGTGAGGTCTGTTCCTTTCTTtgattatatatgtttttccGAGAAGTTTCAATCCGAAAGAGATTTTGATGACTGCATCCACTGACATATAGTTCCAATAAAATACTAAAGGAAAATGGCAGTTTTCATAGTTAGTAATATACTGGACCAACAATATACTTGTAACGTATTGTCATTACTCTAATATGACTTGTTCTCCAGCTTTGTTACATAAAAGGTTTTTTGCACCCGGTGTAACTGAATATCGTTTAGGATCATCCCTTTTACAAATATACATTTCTAGTTTATTGGTTTGTACTTGAGCAATGGATATGATTTGGAAACAGGGACTCAGTGTCTGCTCAGTGACTATAGATGGAAAGAAGCATTTGGTTGCCTTTGGTGGCTATAATGGAAAGTATAGCAATGAGGTATGTTACTCAATGCCAGGTTTCGTATCCTATTATTCAGAAGCCTATGTTGCATCGCATGAGGTGTGTTGTGCATTCCCTTATATTGTTCATTGCCTTTCTTTTCTTACAGTTTTTTGTAATGATGCCCAAACCGAGGGACTTATCGCAACGCAAGATATTCCAGTCACCAGCAGCGGCTGCTGCAGCAGCTTCTGTTACTGCTGCATATGCCTTATCTAAAATAGAAAATTTGGATTTCAAAACAGCAGAGCTGAACTCCAAGGGACCTGAAAGCCATCATTATGAACAAGATTTCACAGTTGAGATAGAGGCCCTTACAGAGGAGAAAAGTGTGCTGGAGTTGTCGCTGGCAGAAGTCAGGACAGGAAATTCCAGGATCGGGCAGAATATTGAAGAAGTCAACAATACTCATGCTGAGTTGTCCAAGGTATGCTCCTTAGAGACACTGGTTACTAAGGTGATTattgtgtttttgagtttcTCATCCTTTCAACCTTCCCTTTCAGGAACTTCTTTCAGTCCAAGGGCAACTAGTAGCTGAGAGATCAAGATGCTTTAAATTGGAGGTTTCTCCTTTCATAACTTGTTTAATTTATTTCGGTTGGGTCATTTGACGTGTCCTCTACGAATGTAATGTGTTCCATGTGGCAGCTGATTCTTTTCTTATATTGTTTTCCTAGGCTCAAATCAGTGAACTGCAAAAGAAATTAGAATCGGTGCAGTCCATTGAGGATGAGGTGCAGGCACTTCGGGGTCAAAAATCTGCATTCGAACGGGATGAGCTTGCCTCATCTGTTCAAAGACAAGGTTCTGGTGGGGTTTGGCGGTGGATTGCTGGGGGTGGTGGCGACTCATAAAAGTCGCAAGGTCAGTGCATGAATTCTTGACAAAAAAGAGAATGATACAAGTCAGTGCCGGAATATTTAAATGGAAAGCTCACATACCTGGTTATCTGTCCCAGCTCCCTCCAGAAGCTGAGGCAGATCCCAGCAGTGGCCTACCGGAAGCGGTGGCCTACAGAAAGCGTTCTTACTAAGATAGCCAGTAAAAGGGATGAAAATTACAGTCTGAGTTATAGGATTTATATAAACGTTGTTTGTTTGGGATTCATGAACAGTCATCTGATCATTTTTTTTGCGTCGTTCGATTTATTTTCATGTCTAAATTGATAGAGTAGTTGGATTTGTATGTACGATACGGTTCAAATTCTTTATGTTCTCGTGCTCTCAGAAAAAAGTGATTGATATTTAATTTTCATGGCCATTGGAGAATGAACATTTCATTAGCAGGGGTCAAATACAAATTTGGTACATGACAGAAACCCTAGCTTGAGGAGGGTTCTGCTAAATACAAGTATCAACAAACAGCACAAATACACCGAACCGTGATTTAGACACTACCAATGACACTGGCacttgcaaaataaaatgacatatacaTTATAAAGtgttagaacatattgaaaacatgggaaacaagtatataatgagtgttcatataagtattcaacaagtttcttacattttattgaaaaaaatagaatGCAACATAAAAGTTATCGATTTTCTATATAATTTAGTGGAGTCTGTAATGGGATGACTTTATGGCACTTGTCGCCTTGTCTCTCTTTATTTCCCTTATTTTCTCATTgttcctattttctttgttggtTAGCCTGCGTTGGGCTCTCTATTTACTCCTTTGACTTCGTCCCTGGTCATGATTATCTAGTTTttcaagaaaaaaggaaaaacaaggaAAGCCGGTTTAGGACAATGGCCAGCCGTTTAGAAATTAATCGGAACGATGATCAACAGCTTATATGGGACCTAACGAAATTTTTTAGAACAGTGCTTGTACCCCAGCCAGCCTCAATGATGCAGATCAGATCTACTTTCACACCATCAAAATCAAGGAAGCCTGCAAACACTACAAGAACAAAAGATCGATTCCACAGTAGATCTGCTCAAAAAGGCAGGGAAAGCAGATGACTGGAGGAGGCAGCTCTCCGCATTGACTTAACGTGGGGAGAGGTTTTAAAATTACGTCTCTAagaattaaacctaaaattTCTCACATACAACTAAGtgtgaatactactagaccataTTACTAAATGACACTCTATAACATCTTCTAATTGCCAGTTCGTAGTTGTTTTTTCATAAATGATAGGTTAAAGTTGAGATTACCACCACCATCCCACGCACAAGAGAATGTACAGTTCAttagaaaataatgaagatCCATGTGGAATCataaaatcatatatatatttaaagatGTAAAGCTAATCAAAGATGCTTCAACAAGATTAGTATCTGGAAAGTGTCCAAAATAAGATAGATTGTATTGTGGTGTGTACTTATCACatcaattaataaaatttatctCATTGAATGATGATTGCGTGCATCACTTATCACATAAAATAATACATCAATAGCCACTCAGTATTACAGTCTGGgcatattcatcttcacttataagtaagaggtcttaggttcaaatctcaTAGATtgcgaatttgataccaaattaggtagTCCATTGTGTGGCTCAACTGAACTCCCCTCCCCTTAGTTTAAATATATCGCTAtactaataaataaataaaaataataatacatcaATATGATATGAATATGTGATCTTCTTAGCATTACTCGATAAAAATATTGAGAAAAATGAGTAATGAatgtattatatatatgctCTCGAGAGTAAATAAAGGCCTTAATAATATaaagggttaatctcagtttactatctTAAAGTTTTTTGGCTTTCAACATTtgatacatcaagtttttttcattccaTAGTGGTACTTGAAGTCATAATTTTTGGATagtttcatacatccattaAGGTTGTTGTTAAATCAGTTGTTAACTGGTGATATGGTGCCCACGTGGACAAGAATTGAGCGCCATGTGTCAATATAGGTCCACAtggatatttaaaaaattaaaaattattgcCGTCAACTACCTCATCAACCCCCCTGGACCCCTTCCCTTCTCTTGGTTCCTTGTGTAATTTTCGACAATTTACCCATAGATTTTTCCTGCATTTCACAGCCATTCACCACCACCAATCATCACCACGCCACTTCCTTTTCATTTTCCACCCAAACTCAATTGGGTTTGACCCCAGTTTCGTGACGAACTCACCCTGTCCACTTCTCTACTTCATGGCAATGATTCCACCGTTTCTGCAAGGTCCACCGTCGATCTCCACCATCATTCAACTTCTCTTGAACCCAAGAACAAGACCCAGGCAATGGTTGAGGCATCGGAGCCCTGGTGAAGTCAAATCAACGATTACCCTTTATAGGGTTTTTAGAGGTCTAAAGGTGGGTTCAGACATTTTCCGTATGAAAACCTGATACCACCAAAAGTTGTCACGCCttgatcccgacatacgtcccgGATCAACACGTGACATCATCAAGTAtccgtatatctaacataccccgcctccggGATACAAACAAAGCACAACTCAAGCTTCGAATTGCATAGTGatttcgtatactttatggctgcatctaacctcttcgttagactgcctacgtaccataaatagggatcaagccattcgtagttcaccatttgTTAAACTCTAAACTTTTCATAAAATCCTTCTAGCTGAAAACATAGAGTACCACACTACACATCAACCATAAGCCAAATAACAATTGTCATCTTGCCATGCACACATGTATGCTattcacacacacatgcttTCCAACTCcattccacaatcacatcaatcaataacacatacaatGCATCAAAATGTAGGGCTAGAGAGACATAGTTCAACCGAAACTTACATATTTGAAGAATAGGATTTCgtatcactcaacgaaatccaataACATCGGGTTCTGGACCACTCAAGGAACCAAAATACCAAGCGACTTCTCATAATCTACTCAGACCTGTCACCTGTACAATTAGTGCCTACACCATGGGAATGGTGCACTGGGCAAACAAGAACTCGGATAAGCTGTGAAGCTCATGTGAATGAAAATAATACAACGTAtgtgataataaaaaaaaaaaccatcaatCACAGTTTATAAACCTCAAAAATAAATTCATACTTATGAAATCATAGTCAAGTCACTAAAAAGTCCAaatgagtcacccagacatccaatGACATTTCTAATTCAAACCACAAAGATTCTCAAAAACCATCATTCATAAATACACTAAAAATTAGGACTAGAGGGATGCAATTTGGCCAAAgcctacataagtaaccaaacaggAAGTGGCCCTCATAGccgattaaccaagcagagcaaCCTCTGAAAAGgtaaccaagtaggtagtgcgcggattaaccaagcagagtcacaccTACGAAACTATTAGGCAGTGATCATCCATCGTGGATTAACCAATCATGATCACCCCTAATTATGTATGGCCTAGACCCTAATTATGTATGGACATAAGGATCGCCCATCGCGgtttaaccaagcatgatctaTAAATAGTATGGTCCTCTAtcatggattaaccaagcaggaccacccCTGAGAAGgtaaccaagtaggtagtgacccctcatcgcggattaaccaagcagagtcacacctacaaaactgttaggcagtgatcacccatcgtagattaaccaagcatgatcacccctaagtatGTATAGCCATAAGGATTGcccatcgcggattaaccaagcacgatccataaatagtatggtcccctatcgcggattaaccaagcatgaccaCCCCTTAAAAGgtaaccaagtaggtagtgaccccccatcatggattaaccaagcagagtcatgCCTACGAAACtattaggcagtgatcacccatcgcagattaaccaagcatgatctcCCCTAAGTGTgtatggccataaggatcgcccatcgcgaattaaccaagcacgatccataaatagtatggtcccttatcgcggattaaccaagcaggactaTCCATGCACCACTACTACATGGTGCAGACTCGATGTCACCTAACCCCGTGACACTAGGGTAACAATCCTCTACTAACCCTCACGTTTCTCaaacatttcaaatatatattttaaaacacaaTTCATAAACATTTCAAGTCACCTAACAATTTCATAAAGTAGATCGATGGCAAACTttataaaaacaattatttaacataaaacataatttagaaATCCATAATGTATCCACAAAGTATACTAGGACATGAGGTTTTCAAGGTAATAACTATATCACatgtattaaagtcactcaTCAAGATAAGCACGCAAAGCCTCACTGAGTCTCTAGTAATACTACTTTTAGTATTTCAAACGgttcgagacatgttgaccaaaagtcaactctaaATTAGCGGTGCGGACCACAACTCTACGTAATTCAATCCGGAATATCCACCTATGAATTTTTGATCTGTAACTTCCCAAGaatctcattaatcttctagaaCAATATTCCAAAATTTCATAACGATCCAACTGTTGAATTCCTGCCAATCACTAAAATTATAAGGCGGTCAATGTATGGTTTACAAATTTAGAAATTCAATTCGAGAAGATTTGTACAttggatttctgatttgtaAGTTTctaaggtcctcaaatattatgtactataacgcattaaagtttggtgatgatccaacggtcagattgtcgattcatataatgatCAAGTGGCATGCCATAATGAAACTAGGTTTAAACAATCAAATCACATCGAGCGGATATCAAATCTGAAATCAGGACATCTAATCTAACTTAAAAAGGCATCGTCGACCCACTGGTTCTGCACTTCCGACTAACtctaaaaattatcaaaatttataGGCATGTAGATCTCAAtaagatgaacaactttcatacttgGGTTGAGATCCAATTCGACAGGGAAACACCTCAAATAACCCTCGATCCGCCGGAACCCAAAAAATAGGTGCTCTCGATTCAACCTCAAAACGAATTCCAACACCTCAACCACTACTTGAGCTTTGTTTCTGAGGTTGATGGAAGTTTATTGGTGGTAGTGGTTGATGGAGTTAGCTTCAGGTTTGGCGGATCGCCGCCTTGGAACCACCGCAAATGTTTTCCAGGTGGTGGCGAGCCTTGGATTGCAGAAAAAATGCCATAGTCGGCGTCAGAATGTGTAGGGAATCGGGTTAGGGAACCAGGTCACGGGTTGGAAAACGGGTCAAAAGGATGACCATATTTCCTCATTTTTCCTctttctcatttctctcatttcctccTTTTGATTGGGCCTCCATCCATTCACTCATTTCTCTTCTCATTTCTCCATCATAACCACACAAATGGCACCAAATCAATGCTCCAAcaaatctggagccttccagATTTATGAtcaaatgaccattttgccTTCAACTTCGTTTGTTTATAACTTAGTACATCAATGAGATTTGCACCGGTAGGTTCACTCAGTGGAAGAGCAACCTCCACAACCATTATGAGAAATATGACGGTCTGAAGATCGCTCTAGCAGTTGGGTGCCCTAAGGAGTTGGTGGACCAACGAGATGAATGGGAATGGCTCTGTGACCATTTTTAGGACGAAAAATACCTCGtaagtataatatatatttcaataatatttaatcaaaatttttatatttttatattttaaataatattttaatttttcattaatttgttaTAAATATCCAAACTAATACGCTTTTTTATTCAACAGAAAAAAGTGAAGGCAAACTCGATAAATTGGTCGAAGAAGAAACTTTGTCACCACTCCAGCTCGCAATGCTTCTCTTATAGGTTGGAGAAGCGACGTAAGGTAACcgtatatttattttaagttttgattcTTTTTACTCTCTATTACACAATTGGTAATCTATGTGTTAATATTTTTTCTATTCAGGGGGTCGAAGTTTCTTGAGATTGACATGTTCAAGGAGGTATACGTTCGGCCCGGGAATGAGTTGGCAAGGTAGCTTCATGtaaattatttcaatttttaaatattcaatatattaatattaattacatgtatattaaaattaatttgtttgttttcattTCTCTAGGCCACCATAGTGGATCAGAGCCAGACCATTCTAGAGGACACCTCCGAGTATGCGAGTTTTCAAAACATGACGGACACACTTGATCAGACCCTCGGTCATAGGCAGGGGAATGTTCACCGGGGGCTTGGGAAAGCCCACCTTTGGGATTCGTCTGTCTCCTCCTCCAGGCAAATAATAGAAGAGGTCGAATCGCTGACATCTGAAGTGGCGGACCTAAAGGAGCAAATTGTTGCCTAGCAGTCTCAGCTTGTGGCTTAGAGTAGTGTGATGAACTAAATTCGTCTCACCCTTCAGTTCTCTGGCATTCGGTCCATTGACGTAAAGCTAACTCCAACAATGACCTCCCAACCCCTGGTCGCAGCAACTACGACCTTccatgtgacatcccacatcgcttagggaagtgatccttacatgtatattctcatccctacctagtatgaggctttttgggagctcactagcttcgggttccgcaggaactctgaagttaagcgagaagggggttagagcactcccaggatgggtgacccactgggaagttgctcgtgagttcccagaaacaaaaccgtgagggcgtggtcagggcccaaagcggacaatatcatgctacggtgatGGAGCGGGCCTGAGAATTGATCTgccccaggccgggatgtgacaaatgctATCAAAGCCAAttcctggccggaagtgtgccgactaTAATGTCGagcccctaaagggggtggattgtgacatcccacatcgccccaGGAAAGTGatctttaaatgtatattctcatccctatctagcacgaggctttttgggagctcactggcttcgagttccgtaggaactccgaagttaagcgagaagggggccaaagcactcctaggatggatgacccactaggaagttgctcgtgaattcctagaaacaaaaccgtgagggcgtggtcatggcccaaagaggacaatatcgtgctacggtggtggagcgggcccgggaagtgatccgtcccgggccgggatgtgacattccAACCCTCCAACGACGCAGCAACACCACCAGCAGGTGATTGTGAGTTGGACGACTATATATtgtagtttttttattattttcgaattttaaaatttttccttccGTTGTATGTACACTTTAAATAATGTTTTAATTCAATACTCTTCTTtacattttctgtttttaatttcattaaattaatttaaattgcataaaataatattatcaatgtttaaaagaaaaaataaataaacaaaaatttgattaaaaaaataatttaaatattattGCGTGACAAAGGACCTTCGTCGCACAAATATTACTATGTCGAACACTAGGTTTGTCGCATAGAAGATTTCATGCAACGAGCACCAATTTCGTCGCATAGAATGTTTCACGCAAGAAGCACCAATTCCGTCGCGCAATCATCATTTCACATGATGAAGGACTTTCCTCCATCGCCCAATGTCTAACGTCACGAGCTTTGCGCGATGTTGTCTTCACCGTCCAAAATTTTCGACTACCGAATTCGGCTTTGCGCGACGGTTGTGGCTTCATCGCCTAATATGTTATTCTTAGAAGTGACAAGGGCTATTATTTAACTTTTTAACCTATTGTTTCTGGAGTTgatttttcatataaaatttaattgttttgaattttgaatggttAATTAACGGAATATATTTAAGCCTTAATTATAGAATAGGTTGACAATTTAAATGGCAAAGTTTGTAGATATGGTAGGTAGGTATTTTATATATGATGTAACGTTGAATATTAAATTAGGGATTCGACATGTTTGCATACTTGGAATAGGAGAAAtcatgaatcaaattttaaggaaaaaataaatggGAATGTGATCAACTAGTCTCAAAGTTTATATGATTTCTGATTTTTCAAGAAAccgctcttttttttttgtcacaatTTTAACCCTAAAAACTGTTTTGGCAAGGAATAACACTGCATGCATTGACTTTAATATGTTAGATCCACTACTACTTTTCCTTTCCTAATTACTTTGCCTTTGATGTAATTATAGAGAATGGGAAAATCTATGTTAATAATACAAGCTGGTCTTAGTTCTTACCAATGCATATGAGTATACccctgtagacatcgaaatttcggtaaataaatgttgactgataaatcaaagtttcaacgctcatgtattacataaattttacacgtagcgtgtgtctaaacaaaaaatcaaaataagttggaaaagtcatcaaacaggacacgtgtcaacacctggcagaaacgacttatttcatctggaatattatattcaaaattaggccttggaaaattctataaatagaaggctaattcatttaTTTAAgggggaaccaattcatattacaccttgaagctctgaagctctgaaactccgaagctctcaagcatccaggttcccgaagaatcaagaaagcgttcttcgttcttcgttcattgttcttccaagatcaagccccaacggccctttagatcaacaatcatccaccaattcaagatcaagccccaacggcccttgaagaaagtgttcttcgttcctcgttcatcgttcttccaagatcaagccccgacggcccttggatcgaccatccaccaattcaagatcaagccccaaaggcccttgaagaacttccaccaattcaagatcaaaccccgacgacccttgaagaaagaaccatcgttcatcatccgttcatccaagatcaagccccaacggccctttgaatcaacaacgtcgacaaatccacacacatccaaccgttcttcaagattaagcccaaaaacccttgaagatctgttcatcactgctcttcaagatcaagcccaaaagcccttgaagattcgttcatcaccgttattcaagatcaagccttaacggcccttgaagaaacattcatcctcaagatcaagccccaacggctccttgaagatccgctcaaatccaccttcaaagatcaagcccacggccccttgaagaaacttccaacagttcatccaagatcaaacctcaacggcccttggatcaacgaaacatccacaaaccaacaccttacgaagatcgaatcaaatgatcaaatttgagagagattgtaacccaaaatcatcaaaatacaaatatttgtttgtgcacgttgttcttgtctttttcgtttcaggaaaatttcgtgttcacaaatttggcacgctcagtgggacaatctctacctctcatctttttctccgttcaagaaattcaagcacacttctaaaatcaatggcatcaagtAAAGGACAAGCCGTTATCATAAATGGAAGaatcctaagcacttctgccaCAAACagacaatccattggcgccacaaccgctcctcaacatgccacttcaaagttaGTGCCGTTaaaagagcaaggggagcatcaaaggtgcgagtctgtcatcaacctgacctcgctgaGGGCACCAAAGCATGTtgctgaggcacacaagatgacatcccaaaacagccaacgacgttctttgtcagcatcctggatgtctaaaggaaagtcatgtttattggttgcacaagtcatgaccatcggcgttacctccatcgaagaacaactggctcaaatgaatgaagcgatcgcaaggctaacacggattgttgaagaaaaagacttgcaaatcgctgcactcgtcagccgactggagccacaggacaGCGAGAACTCTAACCTAGAAGATGAGCCTACGGTGGAGAGAATCAATGTGAAGccagagccagaccaagcagcggcactcatgggatttctttctatccagcagctgcaagagatgatcaccaacaccatcaaggcacagtacgaagggagctcaaatacatccggttgtactcgaagccgtattcaaagaagatcgacgccttaaggatgccgaagggttatcaaccgccaaagtttatgcaatttgatggaaagggaaacccgaaacagcacgttgcccactttgttgaaacttgcaacaacgcaggaaccgaatgggactacctcgccaagcagtttgtgcgctcgctgaaaggaaacgcctttgagtggtacacggacctagagcctgagtccatcaacagctgggaacaattggagctggaattcctcaaccgcttctatagcacccgccgcactgtgagcatgctagagctaacgagcacaaagcagtggaaggatgaGCCactcattgactacatcaacagatggcgcactctaagcctcgactgcaaaGATAGGCTCTCGAagacctcttcaatcgagatgtgcgtccaaggcatgcaatggggtttgcaatacatccttcaaggcattaaaccacggaccttcgaggaattggccacccgcgcccatgacatggagttgagcatcgcccatcatgggaagaaggaaccgatcgccgactacaagaacgacaaagatcttgagacaaaggtggagaaggtTACGgggaaatccaccaaggaagcaatgacagtcaacacagttcccgtcaaaatccctacacgaggcaaggcgattcaagccgaaggctttcgtgatcaagagatgcgtagacgcactttgaaggagcttaaggagaaaacttatccattccccgactttgatgtggttgccatgttagaagacttgctgga encodes the following:
- the LOC126611635 gene encoding acyl-CoA-binding domain-containing protein 4-like, which translates into the protein MGIEGIVKDVDTSNWQTDLAYDQWIALPVSGPRPPARYKHAAVVADEKLYIIGGSRNGRNLSDVQVFDFRNLLWSNIKLKPNLDKFEDSGLQEVLPGISAHNMVRWGNKLLLLSGNSKKSSDRIIVWFIDLETHVCGIIEASGNVPVARGGQSTTLVGSRLIMFGGEDRSRRLLNDVNVLDLETMTWDVMEATQTPPAPRFDHTAAVHAERYLLIFGGCSHATFFNDLHVLDLQAREWSQPQIQGDLVAPRAGHAGITIDENWYIVGGGDNKNGCPETLVLNMSKLVWSVSTSVKQRDALASEGLSVCSVTIDGKKHLVAFGGYNGKYSNEFFVMMPKPRDLSQRKIFQSPAAAAAAASVTAAYALSKIENLDFKTAELNSKGPESHHYEQDFTVEIEALTEEKSVLELSLAEVRTGNSRIGQNIEEVNNTHAELSKELLSVQGQLVAERSRCFKLEAQISELQKKLESVQSIEDEVQALRGQKSAFERDELASSVQRQGSGGVWRWIAGGGGDS